The DNA region TTTGGACAGCCGAGCTCGAGATGGGAATAAAACCACAAAGTCTCAATGGCCAAGAGGCTCAATCATTTTTTAATATGACAGGACGAGTTCTCTTATAAAATTGCAGCACTGCACTGCTGCCCACATAACCATTAATGGGAAGCCAACAAGCATGAAAATGGACATCGGAACACCGTTTGTTATTTGGAAGGCAGCGGCTGACTTCGGACTTTCTCTCACCATCTCGGAAATTGGCGATATAATATGCAATATAGCAGACACGCAACATTTGCTGAAGAATAATGTCACTGCCACTGCCACTGTAGAAGCTACCATATGTCTGGTCGTACTTGGCTTCTTTTAGTCGGTCATTGCAAACTTTGCTGGTACTATCTCGCCCCCAGAGGGAGGGAGTGTAAAGCCCGAAGTATTTTGACTTGCGGTAACTTATGATAGCCgcatgtcacgtgactaaGACATGGACCCTGCCGGACTTGCAAGTTGCTTTTCGTCAGAGCCATGCAGACTCGAGTAGAGCTATTTGGTACCGCATGACATTTCACATGCTTTCAGGCAGCTTGACGTTGCGACCTTGATATGCTGGGTTTCTTTGTTTACTTATGTCATCCTTTAAACTGAAAGTTAACTTCCCAGTCAGAAACTTATGAGCTTGGCCGTTACACATAAAATAAATTATACATACCATGGCATTACTCGAGTACGTCAATGTAGTGTTAAAAACCCAAACAGTCCCACGAAGCCTCAATGGGCTAAAATTCGAAGCAGTATTCAATAGGACAGGACGGATTTACCTATAAACGAAAAACTGCGTATTGATACCCATATAGCAATTGCAGGGACGAAAACGAGCCCGAAAATGGACATCAGAACGCCATTTGTTATTTGGAATGCAGCAACCGATCTCGGTTCTTCTGTTATTGCGTCGCGGATTGGAGATGCAACGCGCAATAGGCCAAGCGCACAGCATTTGCTGGCAATTACCGCCCCAAGGAATGCCACTGCAGTGGCTACCATAAGTCTGGTCGTActtggcttcttttcgTCGGTCATCGCAAACTTTGCTGGTACTATCTCGCCCCCAGAGGGAGGGAGCGTAAAGCCCGAAGTATTTTGACTTGCGATAACTTATGATAGCCGCATATCACGTAACTAAGACATGGACCCTGCCGGACTTGCAAGCGCCCGCTGTCAGGGCCATATAGACCCGCATGGCATTGCGTTAAAAGTCCAAGCGATCCCGTGGGATCCTCAATGACCGAGAGATCGCCTTCTCGAGCCTGGAATAGCCAAGCTTACTGTTTCTAACGCCGTTGGAAAATGACTAGGAACGTATTAACGTCACACACGTGACCTCTCTTGGCGACTGCACCGGACTTGCAGAAGCTTCTCACCAGAGCCACGTAGACCTGCGTGATGACTTACAGCACCAAGAGAGCTTTGACGGGCGAGTCACCACTCTGCTGGCTGGGCTATTTTGTTTATAAACAATGGTGTTGACATCGAAAATTAGCACTGAGTTGGAGTGAGTAGGATGTCTGAGGTTAATGCACTTGTCTAGGGAAGCACAATATATGTGTAAATATGCTCTGACGGGGCCGTCAGCTACGGCACTACCGGATCACGACTCAGGAGGAGCGAATCAGCTTTCTCGTGAACTTGAAGGAGCGATACGCCACCCAAGCAATTGCTGAGAGGGAGCACAATAGTGGGACAAGAGTCATTATAGCACTGATTTTGATAAACAATGCTCTGACAGCATCTGGATGATTCATCATCTACTCATTAGCAGGAGAAAGAATCATTCATAAATATCGAGCAGTAACTAGTAACCACACTTGCCACTAGAACCGCGACTATGTTGGCTACTGAACTTCTAAGGAGGCCTGGCCTCCGCTCAGGCTTCTCTTCACTGGTCATTATCCGCTTGGCTGGTGCTGTCGTAGCCCGAGGCCTAAGATTGCCAAGATCGAGATCTTCCGCGCCGACAATAACTTTATAATAAGGCGTATCCACGTGACTATATGGGGTGGCTACGCCGGACTTGCAAGAGCTTGTCGCCAGGACCATGTATGCCCACATGAGATACCGCTAATAGCCCAAGGAATTCCGCGGGATGCTTAACGACCGGGATatcgccttcttcttcaatagGATAGAATAAATAGTCTTGTTAGCGTAAAACAGGGGATTGATGCGCTTGCACCCACTAAAAATATGGAGAAGTTCCAGGTAGCGGTCATCAGAGCGCTATTGTTTAAGCGGGGCACATCCATTGTTTCCTGTTTTTCCCCAGTCGCTTCAGCAGTTAGAGACGTAATTTGCCGTAGACCAGAACCGTAACATAAGCTGACAGCGAAGGTTACCAGAAATGCTATTATGGTGGCTGCTAAGCCTCGAAGGATACTAGGCTTACTTTCAGGCATAGTTATGCCCAAACGCCCCGCGTACTAAAAGTAGGCAGCCACTGCCACTAGCATTCTCGTTATCTGGCCAACTGAGCGCCAAAAGTCACTCGGCTCATCCTCATCGGTCATTATAGGTTCAACTGGCATTCTATTTGTTCTGTGGATTCATGCGGTGGAGCAAGGGTGAAGAAAGCCAGTCAAACGGTATCCTATTTTAGGGCCACCGTCAAAACGATGATAAAAATACAATTAAGTTGGAAAAAGATCGGGAGAAGATAGAAAAAGCGAAATTGACGGAGTTTTAATTCTCAGAAAGTATGCAATGGAACATAAACTTTCTTCGAGTTCTTTATCGGCAATGACAGAGTCGGGTATACAAGTTTTATTTGACTGATGACCAAGGAATCAAGAACTATACCTAAATAGCCTTTAAAGCGGAGGTAGTTCCGCGAGTACCCGAATAACCTAGATGTCAGGTCGCTTTTCTAATATGACAGGATAAAATCATATAAGAACTTAGAGCAGCGCATTTTGGCCCAAATAACAACGAAAGGCAGGCCAAAGGCCATTagagaaggaaaagagagttgtttgacttgaaaagcgcagAGTATGGGTCCGGGTTCCCATACACCGCGTTGGTGACGGGTGACAAAGCGCGCTTCAGAATAAACTTGCAACCGTCGATGAGAATATTTATAACCCCGATTGATACAACAACGGCAACCAACCGCCGAATTGTActtggcttcttttcgTCGACCATTGCGAGCTTTGCTGGCACTGTCTTGCCCCTAGATCGCCTCAAGTGTGCCAAGCTCGCAAAATATCGCGCCTGCGATAGCTCGTAGTAGCCGTAAATCACGTGAAAAGATACCGACCGCTTCAGACCTAGCGTTCAGAAACTTGTGGGCCCCACCAGGCTGCACCCGAGCCATCAGAGAACGTTTTTTGTGCTGTTTAAATCGCCGAGCACTTGTTTCCGAGAAGAGTGCCGCTAGGCATGTTGCTGGCCTCATTGTTACGAGCGCCGCCATCAGGAGGAGTGCTAGGAGTCCGGCGTCAGGCATGTTGACGCAGCTCAGCCAGGACACTGGAAGCCCGCGCGACAAGCATGCCGGGggcgctgctgctgtccTCAAGCGGCATGGCCAGCGTGTCACTTCGTCACAAAAGACACGTACCTATCGCTACACAACTCGCCCCAAGCGTGCTGCTGAGCCGCCAGAACCAGTGCGGAACGCCACGTAGCATCACTGAAAGCTGAACTGGCCATACAGATTGGGCTTGCAGTTTGCCTTGGCACTTCGAAGCgcagtcacgtgactatgTGACTCACGTCTGCGCTTCTCGCTTTGCCAAGCCCCGTATTCTTATTCCGAAGCCACCTGAAGGCTCAGCAGTCGTGGACGCGGCGCGGAAGTATTCAGACGGGCACCTAACGGCCTTTTCATCAGCTGAAGGTACTTGCATCCCACGCCTTAAGATAGCACATTATACGACATGACAAATCCACTTTAAAGGCCTATCCGGAACAATTGATCTTGCCGCGAACTAGATTCAATCTTCAGCAGCTCTACCGGCAAGGAAGATCTTGTGCCACCAAGCTTGCAATCAATCAGCCACTATGTCAAACAACTTCACGCCATTCGAAGAGGCGCTagagcttttcaagcagaaCAAATTCGTGATGGTCATGGACGATGAAGGCCGGGAAAACGAGGCAGACCTGATCTGCGCCGCAGAGGGAGTGACCCAGGAGCAGATGGCGTTCCTCGTACGGTACTCCTCGGGCTACGTCTGTGCACCACTCACCAACGAAATCGCAGACAGAATTGACCTGCCCTTGATGCGCAGCATGGACGTCAAGTCGTCACAGGACGACCGTCACGGCACAGCGTACACCATAACCTGCGACTTCGCGGACGGAACAACCACAGGAATCTCAGCGCACGACAGAGCCCTCACTTGCAGAAAGCTGGCCGACGCTTCGACGAAGCCCGCGGACTTCCTGAAGCCAGGCCACATCGTCCCTCTGAGGGCCGTCGACGGCGGCGTCCTACAGAGAGGCGGCCACACAGAGGCCGCGGTAGACCTGTGCAAGCTGGCAGGAAAGGCTCCTGTTGGCGTCATCTGCGAGCTGGTGAGAGACGAGGACGGGCTGATGATGCGGCGCGACGACTGCTTTAAGATGAAGCAGAAGTTCGACATTCCACTCATCACCATCGAGCAGCTAAAAGAGTACATTTCTAAGCACAACTCATGAGGCCCCCTTTGATGTTTAATTATCTATCGCATCATTGAAAAACTATATAGCAACGAGACCTTGTATCTAAAAGACGTAGCCGTGCGTCGCCATGGCGCCTCacttcttctctttggGCTTGACTGGAACCAGTCTCTCCTGCTGGCCCCAAACCAGCTTGTGGGGCTGCATGAATTGGTCAATGACTTCATCAGTAACTCTAGCCTTGCGTTCCTGGAATTCCTTAACGAACTCCTGAAGAACGTCGATacaaagcttcttcatttctcCGGAGAGGAGCTCGCCGCTCTTGTACTTGTTGTAAACGTCCTCCAGGAACTCGTCATcgtccttgaagaagctcaagtaTTGGAAGGCTACGTCCACGTCCGGGTTCCCGCCCAGCTTTCTGTGGTCCTCAATAGACACTTGACCGCCGGAGAAAGCGTACTTATTGATCTTTTTCTGGATCTGCTTTGGAGTGTCGGTCATGAAAATAGCTGTAGTGTCGTCTGAGGCACTCATCTTCGTGGTAGAGCCTTGAAGAGCAGGGAAGAATTTAGAGTGGATCAGCGCAGGCTTGGAGAACTTCAGTTTCTCGGCAACGTCTCTGCACACTCTGAAGTATGGGTCCTGGTCGATCGCGCATGGAATCAGACAAGGTGTCTTGTTTGGAATTCCCAAAACGTCTGGGTACGAAGATGGGAACGCGGAGGCAATCTGGATAGAGGCAAAGTGGAACTTACCAATACAGTCAGAGTCGTTGAAACCGAAGACAGCCTTGGCAGTGGAGCCTGTGATTTGCCTGGAAACTCTCACGACAGTTTCGTAGAAACCGCCGCCCATGTAAGCAAGGTCTGAGAAAATAAAAGTCTTCTGGGGGTTGAAGCCGACAGAGATGATGTCGCTGGCGTTCTGGCGAGCAAAGCGCTTGACGTCCTCGATGGTTAGTTTCTGcttgaacaagaactttTCGTCGTCGGTCAACTCAATTACTAGCGGAGCGTCGAACACATCCTGTAGCCATTTAGTGAAAACAAATGGTACCATGTGGCCCAGATGCATGGAGTCCGAAGAGGGCCCTCTCCCTGTGTACAGGAAGAAAGGCTTGCCTTGCTCGTACAGATCAAGGATCTTGTTAAAGTCACGCTCactgaaaaacaagcccTTGCGCAGGAAGTGGTGGGGCTTGTGGCCTGTCACCTGTTCGAACCTCTGCAAGGTTTCCTCACCGACAGCCTTGGTTCCGAATTGCTTGATCAGCTTGTCGTAGTCAATATCCTGGGACTGACCgttttcatcaacagcGCCCTCCACGTCCCATGGTGTGATGTTCTGTTCTTTCACGGACAGGTCCGCCA from Lachancea thermotolerans CBS 6340 chromosome C complete sequence includes:
- a CDS encoding KLTH0C09724p (conserved hypothetical protein), whose amino-acid sequence is MVDEKKPSTIRRLVAVVVSIGVINILIDGCKFILKRALSPVTNAVYGNPDPYSALFKSNNSLFLL
- the RIB3 gene encoding 3,4-dihydroxy-2-butanone-4-phosphate synthase RIB3 (highly similar to uniprot|Q99258 Saccharomyces cerevisiae YDR487C RIB3 3 4-dihydroxy-2-butanone-4-phosphate synthase (DHBP synthase) required for riboflavin biosynthesis from ribulose-5-phosphate also has an unrelated function in mitochondrial respiration) — protein: MSNNFTPFEEALELFKQNKFVMVMDDEGRENEADLICAAEGVTQEQMAFLVRYSSGYVCAPLTNEIADRIDLPLMRSMDVKSSQDDRHGTAYTITCDFADGTTTGISAHDRALTCRKLADASTKPADFLKPGHIVPLRAVDGGVLQRGGHTEAAVDLCKLAGKAPVGVICELVRDEDGLMMRRDDCFKMKQKFDIPLITIEQLKEYISKHNS
- the WRS1 gene encoding tryptophan--tRNA ligase WRS1 (highly similar to uniprot|Q12109 Saccharomyces cerevisiae YOL097C WRS1 Cytoplasmic tryptophanyl-tRNA synthetase aminoacylates tryptophanyl-tRNA) encodes the protein MTEQISPAAASEKLADLSVKEQNITPWDVEGAVDENGQSQDIDYDKLIKQFGTKAVGEETLQRFEQVTGHKPHHFLRKGLFFSERDFNKILDLYEQGKPFFLYTGRGPSSDSMHLGHMVPFVFTKWLQDVFDAPLVIELTDDEKFLFKQKLTIEDVKRFARQNASDIISVGFNPQKTFIFSDLAYMGGGFYETVVRVSRQITGSTAKAVFGFNDSDCIGKFHFASIQIASAFPSSYPDVLGIPNKTPCLIPCAIDQDPYFRVCRDVAEKLKFSKPALIHSKFFPALQGSTTKMSASDDTTAIFMTDTPKQIQKKINKYAFSGGQVSIEDHRKLGGNPDVDVAFQYLSFFKDDDEFLEDVYNKYKSGELLSGEMKKLCIDVLQEFVKEFQERKARVTDEVIDQFMQPHKLVWGQQERLVPVKPKEKK